A single region of the Zygotorulaspora mrakii chromosome 4, complete sequence genome encodes:
- the PKH3 gene encoding protein kinase PKH3 (similar to Saccharomyces cerevisiae PKH3 (YDR466W); ancestral locus Anc_5.591) translates to MSSKNLTRKRSPHDFVFKQELGHGSYSTVYKVFDKHSVNHVYAIKVCSKAHIIKENKVKYVTIEKNTLNLLARACHPGIVRLYYTFHDEENLYFVLDYASGGELLQLLHKMGRFSESWSLHFSCQLIDTIEFIHSKGIIHRDLKPENVLLNRFGRLMITDFGTAATPLNQQKQEDDQNESPRCSSFVGTAEYVSPELLLSNQCDFASDIWALGCIIFQFIMGVPPFRGKNELQTFEKIASLDYLWNNQHYSSNKIDPVIIKLVQKILVLNPQERLTLTNMKKDEWFDKVDWNNKDHIWRGIWQVSEPAYGSSNGVGNGINNGISSGSTNGSTGGFPPRQNLISNKPLHVIDTPIRSIPITKQKKKKPTKVSNTTSSIVEWRKKLGISLQQAQVPSSVPINNSKLVVPSPPLVPQPTSTYLRPAVSPRLMPSSTTPSPSVKRSTSQPSLSKAAPSHDDLYRPASSPDDPNITDHNSNSHNNNITVNTTTNNNYNDIHRPKTMVLKQDYVNIFEIPFKPDGPPMSLESYSKINNDIITELVSKFRPELKSFSKSPVLSTLFKDGTLSYKNDGFSKHMVNVGDPDLSMYDFEFYEQKNDGFLILEKYKYKIWFISLPTIPVTNGLGPIVNSDENWVDCFFRARQIMDEHKTVINKLKNVHLDEPFMALPSPIESRPSSSNVNDSIKESAAISRKTQISDKSVNTKTSTFTESTSQVVRNVSSPPSFGNGVKRNGQKNSPLTLQPPLSSPAMVNQSKKMGYRSPSSPIYVRSPTLSPQSQSMKKYAVPNNMVISSSRYEVLNALKQNSGTNVASSGASAAFKNLQKKKMNQHK, encoded by the coding sequence ATGTCGTCCAAGAATCTTACTCGCAAACGGTCGCCACATGATTTTGTGTTCAAGCAGGAACTGGGTCATGGATCGTATTCAACTGTGTACAAGGTTTTCGATAAACACAGTGTGAACCATGTTTACGCTATCAAGGTGTGCTCAAAAGCGCACATCATCAAGGAAAATAAAGTCAAGTACGTTACGATAGAGAAGAACACTCTGAATTTGCTGGCCAGGGCGTGCCATCCCGGAATTGTGAGGCTGTATTACACGTTTCATGACGAAGAAAACCTGTACTTTGTGCTAGATTATGCGTCTGGGGGTGAGTTACTCCAGTTGTTGCATAAAATGGGCAGGTTCAGCGAGTCGTGGTCGTTGCATTTTAGCTGTCAATTGATTGATACTATAGAGTTTATCCATTCGAAGGGTATTATCCACAGAGATCTCAAGCCTGAAAATGTACTGCTCAATAGGTTTGGGAGGTTAATGATTACAGATTTTGGTACTGCAGCAACTCCGTTgaatcaacaaaaacaagaagatGATCAAAACGAAAGCCCGAGATGCTCCTCTTTCGTAGGTACAGCGGAATACGTTTCTCCTGAGCTTTTGCTATCCAATCAATGTGATTTTGCTTCAGATATATGGGCCTTGGGCTGTATAATATTTCAGTTCATCATGGGAGTGCCTCCGTTtagaggaaaaaatgaactaCAAACGTTCGAAAAAATTGCTAGCTTGGACTATTTATGGAATAATCAGCACTactcttcaaataaaataGACCCAGTGATCATAAAGCTcgttcaaaaaattttggtatTGAACCCACAGGAGAGATTAACGCTAACtaacatgaaaaaagatgaatgGTTCGATAAGGTTGACTGGAACAATAAAGATCACATTTGGAGAGGCATTTGGCAAGTTTCAGAACCGGCATATGGATCCAGCAATGGGGTCGGTAACGGTATCAACAATGGTATAAGCAGCGGTTCGACTAATGGCTCAACAGGTGGGTTCCCGCCAAGACAGAACCTGATTTCTAATAAACCGCTTCATGTTATTGATACGCCAATTAGGAGTATACCAATAacaaagcagaaaaagaaaaagccAACAAAAGTATCAAACACAACTAGTAGCATAGTAGAAtggaggaaaaaattgggAATTTCATTGCAACAAGCTCAAGTGCCATCGTCTGTTCCCATTAATAACTCAAAATTAGTTGTACCGTCTCCTCCACTGGTACCACAACCGACCTCGACCTATCTGCGGCCAGCTGTATCACCTCGACTAATGCCATCATCTACTACCCCATCCCCCTCTGTGAAACGATCAACATCTCAGCCATCACTCTCAAAGGCAGCTCCTTCCCACGACGATTTATATCGACCGGCATCATCCCCCGATGATCCAAACATTACTGATCATAATAGCAACAGTCataacaataatatcaCTGTTAATACCACCACCAACAATAATTATAATGATATTCACAGACCGAAAACTATGGTGTTAAAGCAAGATTATGTTAATATTTTTGAGATTCCATTCAAGCCTGATGGTCCTCCAATGTCATTAGAGAGTTATagcaaaatcaacaatGATATTATAACCGAATTAGTTTCGAAATTTAGGCCTGAATTAAAGTCATTCTCAAAATCACCAGTATTATCAACGCTTTTTAAAGATGGAACATTATCGtacaaaaatgatggatTCTCGAAGCATATGGTAAACGTTGGGGATCCAGATTTATCAATgtatgattttgaattttatgaacaaaaaaatgacggCTTCttaattttggaaaaatataaatacaAAATATGGTTCATTTCGTTACCAACAATACCGGTGACCAATGGATTAGGTCCAATTGTAAATTCGGATGAAAACTGGGTAGATTGTTTCTTCAGGGCTAGACAAATAATGGATGAACATAAAACAGTGATAAACAAACTTAAGAATGTTCATTTAGATGAACCATTTATGGCACTTCCATCTCCAATTGAAAGTCGCCCTTCAAGTTCCAATGTAAACGACAGCATCAAGGAAAGTGCagcaatttcaagaaagacACAAATTTCCGACAAAAGTGTAAATACCAAAACTAGTACTTTTACAGAATCAACTTCACAAGTAGTAAGGAACGTTTCATCACCGCCATCTTTTGGCAATGGTGTAAAGCGTAAtggacaaaaaaattcacctTTAACGTTGCAACCTCCTTTATCGTCGCCTGCAATGGTcaatcaatcaaaaaaaatgggttACAGGTCGCCGTCTTCACCAATATACGTTAGATCACCAACGCTGAGTCCACAATCACAATCGATGAAAAAGTATGCAGTGCCAAATAATATGGTTATTAGTAGTAGTCGTTATGAGGTTTTGAACGCATTAAAGCAAAACTCGGGCACTAATGTCGCTAGCAGTGGAGCATCAGCAGCATTTaaaaatttacaaaaaaagaaaatgaatcagCATAAATAA